From one Variovorax sp. PBL-H6 genomic stretch:
- a CDS encoding succinylglutamate desuccinylase/aspartoacylase domain-containing protein has translation MSEQQPPAPDHLRIHGFTSLEPGPRLIVLGGVHGDETCGTVGIERTVAELDSGALQLLRGQLTLVPVANPLARRRMRREGERNLNRLFRPTPAGQTPADYETRITDRLCPLLEQSDVLLDLHSFQSEGEAFAMIGPRDNAGTLEPFARAFEEGQLALHMGTSRVVEGWLDIYAAGLAQRAGGKAPDETALAFGWGTNEYMRSRGGYGVTLECGQHQDPAAPEVAHRAIHAALRLLGMISADPRAEPPAAPALLRLISVTDRVSEDDQFVREWATFDRVAKGEAMGVRADGSVLAAERDGFIVFPNSAALPGTEWFYFAVESERDLRRPAA, from the coding sequence TGAGCGAGCAGCAGCCCCCCGCACCCGACCACCTCCGCATCCACGGCTTCACTTCCCTCGAGCCCGGGCCGAGGCTGATCGTCCTGGGCGGCGTACATGGCGACGAAACCTGCGGCACCGTGGGCATCGAGCGCACCGTCGCCGAGCTCGACAGCGGCGCCCTGCAACTCCTGCGCGGCCAGCTCACGCTGGTGCCCGTGGCCAATCCGCTGGCGCGCCGCCGGATGCGGCGCGAGGGCGAGCGCAACCTCAACCGCCTGTTCAGGCCCACGCCGGCCGGTCAAACCCCGGCCGACTACGAGACCCGCATCACCGACCGGCTGTGCCCGCTGCTCGAGCAGAGCGACGTGCTGCTGGACCTGCATTCCTTCCAGAGCGAGGGCGAGGCCTTCGCGATGATCGGACCGCGCGACAACGCGGGCACGCTGGAGCCCTTCGCCCGCGCCTTCGAGGAAGGGCAGCTCGCGCTCCACATGGGTACCTCGCGCGTGGTCGAGGGCTGGCTCGACATCTATGCGGCCGGCCTGGCGCAGCGCGCCGGCGGCAAGGCGCCCGACGAGACCGCACTGGCCTTCGGCTGGGGCACCAACGAATACATGCGCAGCCGAGGCGGCTATGGCGTCACGCTCGAATGCGGTCAGCACCAGGACCCGGCCGCGCCCGAGGTTGCGCACCGCGCCATCCATGCGGCACTGCGCCTGCTGGGCATGATCTCGGCCGATCCGCGCGCCGAGCCGCCGGCCGCGCCTGCGCTGCTGCGCTTGATCAGCGTGACCGACCGCGTCAGCGAGGACGACCAGTTCGTGCGCGAATGGGCCACTTTCGACAGGGTGGCGAAAGGCGAGGCCATGGGCGTGCGCGCCGATGGCAGCGTGCTCGCGGCCGAACGCGACGGCTTCATCGTGTTCCCGAATTCGGCGGCGCTGCCGGGCACCGAGTGGTTCTACTTCGCGGTCGAGAGCGAGCGCGACCTGCGCCGGCCCGCCGCCTGA